GTCCGGCTTCGGATACTCGATCTGCTTGCACTGCGACGCCGGCTTCAGCATCTCGTGATCCCAGTGCTGATGATGCAGCGTCCACGGCACGTTGCCGCCGAGCACCTTCTGCTCGATGCCGACCATCAGCGTGCCGAGGTACAGACCCTTGCTCATCCACTGCTTGAAATTGCGCGCGCGATGCAGCTCGGTGTACAGCCACGACGTCTTGAACGTTTCGGGGAACGCGGCGAGTTCGTCGGACTGGCGGCCGGCCTGCACCGCGTCGAACGCGGCGTCGGCGGCGAGCATGCCGGTCTTGATCGCCGCGTGGCTGCCCTTGATCCGCGCGGCGTTCAGGAAGCCCGCGTCGTCGCCGACCAGCGCGCCGCCCGGGAACACCAGCTTCGGCAGCGACAGCAGACCACCGGCGGTGATTGCGCGCGCGCCGTACGACACGCGCTTGCCGCCTTCGAGAAACGCGCGGATCGCCGGATGCGTCTTGTAGCGCTGGAATTCCTCGAACGGCGACAGATACGGATTCGTATAGCCGAGCCCGACGATGAAGCCGACCATCACCTGGTTGTTGTCGATGTGATAGAGGAACGAGCCGCCGTACGTATCGTTCTCGAGCGGCCAGCCGGCCGAGTGGATCACGAGGCCGGGCTTGTGCTTCGCCGGATCGATTTCCCACAGTTCCTTGATGCCGATACCGTAGGCCTGCGGATCGACGCCGTCGCGCAGCTTGAAGCGCTCCGACAGCTGGCGACCGAGGTGTCCGCGTGCGCCTTCGCAGAACAGCGTGTATTTCGCGTGCAGCTCCATGCCGAGCTGGAAGTTTTCGGTCGGCTCGCCGTTCTTGCCGATGCCCATGTTGCCGGTCGCGACGCCCTTGACCGAGCCGTCGTCGTTGTACAGTACCTCGGCAGCCGGGAAACCCGGGAAGATTTCGACGCCGAGCGCTTCGGCCTGCTGACCCAGCCAGCGCGTCACGTTCGCGAGGCTGATCACGTAGTTGCCGTGGTTCTTGAAGTTGTCTGGCAGCGCCCAGCCCGGCACGGTCTTCGCGCCGGTTTCGGACAGGAACAGGAAACGGTCTTCGGTGACCTCGACGTTCAGCGGCGCGCCTTTTTCCTTCCAGTCCGGAATCAGTTCGGTGATCGCGCGTGGGTCCATCACCGCGCCCGACAGGATGTGCGCGCCGATTTCCGAGCCCTTCTCGAGCACGCAGACCCCGATCTCGACGCCTTTCTCCTGCGCCCGCTGCTTCAGCCGGATCGCCGCAGACAGACCAGCCGGGCCGCCGCCGACGATCACGACGTCGTATTCCATCGACTCGCGCGGGCCGTACTGCTCAATGAGACTGGTGGGGGTCATCGATGCTCCTCTTACCGTTAGAATGCTTTTTTCTCGGGTTCGTATTGTCAGCGAACGATACTTGAGCCGCAACCCGATGAGCAAACATTAGCACGATCGTTCTATTTATGTGGTACGGTGTTGCCGCACGAAGTCGAAGCGCCTTGTGATGGCTTTGTAGTGGCTTCGTGGCGGCTCCGTACCCG
This portion of the Paraburkholderia flava genome encodes:
- a CDS encoding electron transfer flavoprotein-ubiquinone oxidoreductase, whose translation is MTPTSLIEQYGPRESMEYDVVIVGGGPAGLSAAIRLKQRAQEKGVEIGVCVLEKGSEIGAHILSGAVMDPRAITELIPDWKEKGAPLNVEVTEDRFLFLSETGAKTVPGWALPDNFKNHGNYVISLANVTRWLGQQAEALGVEIFPGFPAAEVLYNDDGSVKGVATGNMGIGKNGEPTENFQLGMELHAKYTLFCEGARGHLGRQLSERFKLRDGVDPQAYGIGIKELWEIDPAKHKPGLVIHSAGWPLENDTYGGSFLYHIDNNQVMVGFIVGLGYTNPYLSPFEEFQRYKTHPAIRAFLEGGKRVSYGARAITAGGLLSLPKLVFPGGALVGDDAGFLNAARIKGSHAAIKTGMLAADAAFDAVQAGRQSDELAAFPETFKTSWLYTELHRARNFKQWMSKGLYLGTLMVGIEQKVLGGNVPWTLHHQHWDHEMLKPASQCKQIEYPKPDGKLTFDRLSSVFISNTNHEENQPAHLTLKDPSVPVDVNLRTYAGPESRYCPAAVYEFVKNDDGGERLVINAQNCVHCKTCDIKDPTQNIVWVTPEGGGGPNYPNM